From a single Macrobrachium rosenbergii isolate ZJJX-2024 chromosome 7, ASM4041242v1, whole genome shotgun sequence genomic region:
- the LOC136840280 gene encoding transmembrane protein 186 isoform X3 yields MLRVLCTRWSPKRNIQLGNIFPCTQGPSRPPRASSSSSYPPKKYESEKNVNSLKGNGEFEIIYKFPYISLVRGICRLKIYQSAATLVALPAVSYLTHLGTLTTQDLNITLSISGLALFMLFVMGELFRKVIGHIYYCSQKNLVKISHLTFWGRRQDIIVPREDLVPISDTTEYLRDIYVRVRRYSEPNNSHYLSLRFGGITNLESFIHVFGELEHPSQRYR; encoded by the coding sequence ATGCTGAGAGTACTGTGTACTAGATGGTCACCTAAAAGAAATATTCAGCTGGGGAATATTTTTCCTTGTACACAAGGCCCATCGAGACCTCCAAGAGCTTCAAGTTCTTCCAGTTATCCTCCTAAGAAATATGAATCTGAAAAGAATGTAAACTCTTTAAAAGGAAATGgtgaatttgaaattatctacAAGTTCCCATATATTTCACTTGTTAGGGGAATTTGTAGACTAAAAATCTATCAGTCTGCAGCAACTTTAGTTGCTCTTCCAGCTGTGAGTTACTTGACTCATCTGGGTACACTAACTACCCAGGATCTCAATATTACATTGTCCATCAGTGGGTTAGCACTTTTCATGCTTTTTGTTATGGGAGAGTTATTCCGTAAAGTTATTGGCCATATATATTACTGCTCACAAAAGAATTTGGTAAAGATTTCACACCTAACATTCTGGGGGAGACGTCAAGATATCATTGTACCTCGGGAGGACTTGGTGCCAATTTCTGACACAACAGAGTACTTACGGGACATTTATGTTCGAGTACGTAGGTACTCAGAGCCTAATAATTCACATTACCTAAGCCTGAGATTTGGTGGAATTACAAATTTGGAgagtttcattcatgtttttggaGAGCTAGAACACCCCTCTCAAAGATACAGGTAA
- the LOC136840280 gene encoding transmembrane protein 186 isoform X2 produces the protein MIYPYAMLRVLCTRWSPKRNIQLGNIFPCTQGPSRPPRASSSSSYPPKKYESEKNVNSLKGNGEFEIIYKFPYISLVRGICRLKIYQSAATLVALPAVSYLTHLGTLTTQDLNITLSISGLALFMLFVMGELFRKVIGHIYYCSQKNLVKISHLTFWGRRQDIIVPREDLVPISDTTEYLRDIYVRVRRYSEPNNSHYLSLRFGGITNLESFIHVFGELEHPSQRYR, from the coding sequence attTATCCTTATGCAATGCTGAGAGTACTGTGTACTAGATGGTCACCTAAAAGAAATATTCAGCTGGGGAATATTTTTCCTTGTACACAAGGCCCATCGAGACCTCCAAGAGCTTCAAGTTCTTCCAGTTATCCTCCTAAGAAATATGAATCTGAAAAGAATGTAAACTCTTTAAAAGGAAATGgtgaatttgaaattatctacAAGTTCCCATATATTTCACTTGTTAGGGGAATTTGTAGACTAAAAATCTATCAGTCTGCAGCAACTTTAGTTGCTCTTCCAGCTGTGAGTTACTTGACTCATCTGGGTACACTAACTACCCAGGATCTCAATATTACATTGTCCATCAGTGGGTTAGCACTTTTCATGCTTTTTGTTATGGGAGAGTTATTCCGTAAAGTTATTGGCCATATATATTACTGCTCACAAAAGAATTTGGTAAAGATTTCACACCTAACATTCTGGGGGAGACGTCAAGATATCATTGTACCTCGGGAGGACTTGGTGCCAATTTCTGACACAACAGAGTACTTACGGGACATTTATGTTCGAGTACGTAGGTACTCAGAGCCTAATAATTCACATTACCTAAGCCTGAGATTTGGTGGAATTACAAATTTGGAgagtttcattcatgtttttggaGAGCTAGAACACCCCTCTCAAAGATACAGGTAA
- the LOC136840280 gene encoding transmembrane protein 186 isoform X1 has protein sequence MMPHRTNVYLYMIVPLLIQIYPYAMLRVLCTRWSPKRNIQLGNIFPCTQGPSRPPRASSSSSYPPKKYESEKNVNSLKGNGEFEIIYKFPYISLVRGICRLKIYQSAATLVALPAVSYLTHLGTLTTQDLNITLSISGLALFMLFVMGELFRKVIGHIYYCSQKNLVKISHLTFWGRRQDIIVPREDLVPISDTTEYLRDIYVRVRRYSEPNNSHYLSLRFGGITNLESFIHVFGELEHPSQRYR, from the coding sequence attTATCCTTATGCAATGCTGAGAGTACTGTGTACTAGATGGTCACCTAAAAGAAATATTCAGCTGGGGAATATTTTTCCTTGTACACAAGGCCCATCGAGACCTCCAAGAGCTTCAAGTTCTTCCAGTTATCCTCCTAAGAAATATGAATCTGAAAAGAATGTAAACTCTTTAAAAGGAAATGgtgaatttgaaattatctacAAGTTCCCATATATTTCACTTGTTAGGGGAATTTGTAGACTAAAAATCTATCAGTCTGCAGCAACTTTAGTTGCTCTTCCAGCTGTGAGTTACTTGACTCATCTGGGTACACTAACTACCCAGGATCTCAATATTACATTGTCCATCAGTGGGTTAGCACTTTTCATGCTTTTTGTTATGGGAGAGTTATTCCGTAAAGTTATTGGCCATATATATTACTGCTCACAAAAGAATTTGGTAAAGATTTCACACCTAACATTCTGGGGGAGACGTCAAGATATCATTGTACCTCGGGAGGACTTGGTGCCAATTTCTGACACAACAGAGTACTTACGGGACATTTATGTTCGAGTACGTAGGTACTCAGAGCCTAATAATTCACATTACCTAAGCCTGAGATTTGGTGGAATTACAAATTTGGAgagtttcattcatgtttttggaGAGCTAGAACACCCCTCTCAAAGATACAGGTAA